One Sphingomonas sp. LHG3406-1 genomic window carries:
- a CDS encoding DUF5801 repeats-in-toxin domain-containing protein, producing MRYEDASLSGSFQSQGPIARDDAEQLAAGERGPATGNVISGAGTETGSAGADGAAAGARVVAVAGAGGNDTSFEGGRLRVEGEHGTLSLTARGDYSYTAKAGVPENSRDTFTYTLSDASGATSQARLLIEIGKTQAVVKADAQRVVPGPDGVVVLPAGVELSDIRIVGRDLLVMLPDGSQMLIVDGAVFVPQLVINDIEVPSTNLAALLIDQEPRPASGVPQSSGGNFIEAVGPLDPGTPLGDLLPPTRLDYTPPEFRDVSVLEDLEPEVGPNAVVQIDDDARPGGNAGGTGDDPDSVNATGTLSGSGGDGPLTFAFNTAGAPTGFTYSIDAQGALIVRQGETTVITVTLNAQTGAYTVTQNAPIVHAAGENENNVAFTFNYTVTDRDGDSAVGTLQVNVDDDTPTVAVSAGADSGVLLTTDDADSRGEGSDSASSSANFGGVFSLAQSIGADGLGSAPGMSFALGTPGGASGLTQGGVAINLYLVGGKVVGSTATSAAGVNAGNTVFDVSVNGTGVVTLTQYGQIDHTNTDPNPTGSPFNDQLISLADGLVTLTASATITDRDGDSASSSASIQIGANLRFTDDGPSLSGVQAGAGVTLDETSAGTPAGFPISQTSASAVIVGAGLDYGADGQAASGAASYAISVVGNGSTPLQTAQGNFPITLVQTSANVITGTYDGGKVAFTVTINASGSLTVSQSVPLEHNVDGSTPAAFDDALNLSGLINATLVIKDFDGDTATASTGIGNLIVFKDDGPDSSLAVESDVPTLVLDETQPAGNDTDGAGAPGGLASVTVGFASNFAAVSYGADGAGSTAYSLVLTGSNVGSGMYALQGGDRSANDGDPVGRGAEILLSQNGNTITGSVGEVPYFTITIDPATGAVTFTQLQPVWNPEAGDSFDEAAMINMVENSLVVRQTVTDSDGDSDSSDVDVSKGVFLIQDDGPVARNDADSIAAGTYGPESGNVITGEGTAGGAGGSGADTQGRDGAQVLAIGHGEANDVSFNEEGNLVLAGQYGTLSMKADGSYTYVRNPGTPGGVSDSFTYALIDTDGDISEATLTINIGDLLPVTGENALVRSDDDVFGGNPGGVGDQADALNLTGTLAASGGDGPLAYSINSFAIFGVPSGMTASFVGPNQVNLVQFGNVVATITINPSTGAYAVTQVAPISHVPGSDENDLAVALNYTVTDQDGDTASGSLNIRFNDDTPVAVSDSDVIAAGSYGPALGNVITGEGTVAGAAGADSPGADGGSVVAVTGFGGSADSSFDDEGNLVVNGQYGTLTIKADGSYSYARAQGTPGGVTDSFTYTLRDGDGDATTAQLVINIGNNTPRIDAPNVDSPGTLVNEKGLSGTRGAGESEGSGEEAAPGGNGDTSESTSGIISIGQGDGPSTVTIAGVVVQPFDPLNPQVIDTGKGLLTITSYSPTAIGYTYTLKDNSLVNGALDSDVIPVTITDQDGSSASDTLTIAIVDDVPTARNDVDVIASGTFGPESGNVISGAGTFSGIAGKDTLGADNAAVVGIKAGVDAAAFEGNLGAGIQGQYGKLTLNADGSYTYTRDANTPGGVTDSFSYTLRDADGDSSVARLDIVIQDAPVTVDIPQAGGATTTVYEAALPARGGEPEGSGEEAAAGANGDAREAVSGAITFTAPDGIGSFSLNGVLLSTGDVNKVVADNATGTLTVTSITFNAATQQWSVNYTYLLKDNTAGAVPPASGNTSQSFAFVINDSDGDTSGGNLVISIVDDVPTARLDTDSVVEGASTGGNVIFGTGTDSGLAGKDTLGADGAVVVGVKTGGDTSSAANANVGTQINGQYGKLTLNADGSYTYVANPNSVAAGQQDVFTYTIRDSDGDLSTTTLTITVNDVTLTPDTEVNSVNEAALDLVKDPADLAAGTVIGSNPSSGAETVSGQLSVSGATSYVLNGPAAGANGILQLNSNGSYTYTLTSPFSTNPAGNDGAVASGSNVFTYTATDANGNSVQGTITINIVDDVPTARVDNDVIAAGTFGPEGGNVITGAGTVGGSGGIGADTRGADGASVVGIKAGTDNGAIATGVGQVIAGQYGTLTIAADGTYSYIRNPNTPGDVTDTFSYTLRDGDGDTSVAQLNIYIQDSPVTIDIPPAGGATTTVWEEALGARGANESQGSVEGAAAGANDDPREAVSGIISFVSKDGLQAISINGVNVVLGGTFPQTITNANGQLLVVTGVSYNAATGNGAVSYTYTLLDNSIGNQAVAGGDTQASFPVVITDKDGDTSPAGNLVITIKDDAPTANNDAYEIVEGDADNSISFDVDLNDVAGADGTGSRPFTSLTGTYGTLTLNPDGTQTYTLSAAGQLAINALAPGATLTDNFSYTLNDGDGDSDPATVVVTLRGTDDPPVITDLTPKVSGGDAVVDEDDLPNGSDTTKESLTTTGDFKIAAPDGIDDLTVGGVAVIVNGVFQNGASGTTPLGNTITFTGYNPATGVVSYSYTLLANEAHASGAGENNLFDDLAVTLTDSDQDVATDTLSVRIIDDVPTANDDLGYEIFEGDADNAISFDVDLNDVPGADGTASRTFTSLTSTYGTLTLNPDGTQTYTLSPAGQAAINGLAPGATLTDSFSYTLTDNDGDSDPANVLVTLRGTDDPPVITDLTPAVNGGDAVVDEDDLTSGSDTVKESLTTIGDFKISAPDGVDDLTVGGVAVIVNGVFQNGASGTTPLGNIITFTGYNAQTGVVTYGYTLLANEAHASAAGENNLFDNLSVTLTDTDQDVATDTLSVRIIDDVPTAANDTFGQVAENQPFSFSVFGNDVFGADGVNTADASKVTFTQPAQGSVSYNPANGQFTFTPAAGQQGSTSFTYTIEDGDGDKSTATVTINLQPDSVPIVSNAAAKVDDDGLAGGNPGGTGDIDANAGDAGPNTSEAVFSGNIAVNWGGDAAGSSITFANLNGQPGTVGVEAVTYQWDSSNGTLSAVSARGTIFQVVVSPSTGNYTVSLLKPILHAAGANETSTFVDLNYRAQDGDGDIDLTGKLTIEFNDDSPNPFTPGSVTTTNGDTPPVQGNLNLSIGADGFGSLVFSPTLNGQVVKDGAATLTIAGQPLIYTVNGSTLTAATAGGQVGFVVQLNTNGTYTFDVQNVISNGTETNFTNLTGTKAGNLSYVGIGAGDTSGNIDVLLSASGPNNAIKTVNTDSDSIGVGNQSIGVGDSLRIDFVKDINLNAGKPSGFSYADHVGTDRFIQTIKQVQGNQTETVTIQVYARDTTNTDAAAPDSSPINGLGDSSKVDITAVRVIDYQSGTSTASVTLNGVGVPTTVGFGVTATLQSDGSVIFAGLQEGDRYEISTGNNQFDSVVVRGLAGGFDLGIFGIGSFNSGTPILQNLPIIAIDADGDQVTSSISATINPVGTPVPTLAASSFSLLSTSSSPTGDPSLSGLRTSSANNNIALMAGLAAGFAAMPAAASTVAGAPLAGVETDFTSHSGGEHRGYAELFDDGNIAKLTDLSALGDDNGFVFGGADLGGRGVQQVGGNEIGQLAVDQGGSGADPVFALDQGTNLAVPAAQPFIAIGGGEIVLPTAEQMMALAGPAAEPIQHNPALEQVLYDSLSGGGVDGIGIDRLIDAAVKMAEPLDQQAGRDIADLATGAGGGEANIPQLATQLADAVPGWDGGHFSALFQGPVAVMDAPTLHPDAVQPVANG from the coding sequence ATGCGCTACGAAGATGCTTCGCTGTCGGGGTCTTTCCAGAGCCAGGGGCCAATCGCACGAGACGATGCGGAACAGCTCGCCGCGGGTGAACGCGGACCGGCCACCGGCAATGTGATCAGCGGTGCGGGCACCGAGACCGGTTCGGCCGGTGCCGACGGAGCCGCTGCAGGAGCGCGGGTCGTCGCGGTCGCCGGGGCCGGCGGCAACGACACCAGCTTCGAGGGCGGACGTCTGCGGGTCGAAGGCGAACACGGCACGCTCAGCCTCACTGCGCGCGGCGACTATAGCTATACCGCCAAGGCCGGCGTTCCCGAGAACAGCCGCGACACCTTCACCTACACGCTGAGCGATGCCAGTGGCGCGACCAGCCAGGCGCGCCTGCTGATCGAGATCGGCAAGACCCAGGCGGTCGTGAAGGCCGACGCACAGCGCGTTGTCCCCGGGCCCGACGGCGTCGTCGTCCTCCCCGCCGGAGTCGAGCTGAGCGACATCCGTATCGTCGGCCGCGATCTCCTCGTCATGCTGCCCGACGGCAGCCAGATGCTGATCGTCGACGGCGCGGTGTTCGTGCCGCAGCTGGTCATCAACGACATCGAAGTTCCCTCGACCAACCTCGCCGCATTGCTGATCGACCAGGAGCCGCGCCCGGCGAGCGGCGTGCCGCAGTCGAGCGGCGGCAACTTCATCGAGGCGGTCGGCCCGCTGGATCCGGGCACTCCGCTCGGCGACCTGCTGCCGCCGACCCGGCTCGACTACACCCCGCCCGAATTCCGCGACGTTTCGGTCCTCGAGGATCTTGAGCCCGAGGTCGGCCCCAATGCGGTCGTCCAGATCGACGACGACGCGCGTCCGGGGGGCAATGCCGGCGGTACCGGCGACGATCCCGACAGCGTCAATGCGACCGGCACATTGTCCGGTTCGGGTGGCGACGGGCCGCTGACCTTCGCCTTCAACACGGCGGGCGCTCCGACCGGCTTCACCTACTCGATCGATGCGCAGGGTGCGCTGATCGTCCGTCAAGGCGAGACCACGGTTATCACCGTGACCCTCAACGCCCAGACCGGCGCCTATACGGTCACGCAGAATGCGCCGATCGTCCATGCGGCGGGCGAGAACGAGAACAACGTCGCCTTCACCTTCAACTACACGGTCACCGACCGTGACGGCGACAGCGCGGTCGGCACCCTGCAGGTCAATGTCGACGATGACACGCCGACCGTCGCGGTCAGCGCCGGCGCCGACTCGGGCGTCCTCCTCACCACCGACGATGCCGACAGCCGCGGCGAGGGCAGCGACAGCGCCAGCAGCTCGGCCAATTTCGGCGGCGTCTTCTCGCTTGCCCAGTCGATCGGCGCGGACGGTCTCGGTTCGGCCCCTGGCATGAGCTTCGCGCTCGGTACGCCGGGCGGCGCCTCGGGCCTGACGCAGGGCGGAGTCGCCATCAACCTCTACCTCGTCGGCGGCAAGGTGGTCGGCTCGACCGCCACCAGCGCGGCCGGCGTCAACGCCGGCAACACCGTGTTCGACGTATCGGTCAACGGCACCGGCGTGGTGACGCTCACCCAGTACGGCCAGATCGACCACACCAACACCGATCCGAACCCGACCGGCTCGCCGTTCAATGACCAGCTGATCAGCCTCGCCGACGGCCTCGTCACACTGACAGCCAGCGCGACGATCACCGATCGCGACGGCGACAGTGCGAGCAGCAGCGCCTCGATCCAGATCGGCGCCAACCTGCGCTTCACCGACGACGGTCCCTCGCTGAGCGGCGTCCAGGCAGGCGCGGGCGTCACCCTCGACGAGACCAGCGCCGGCACGCCGGCCGGCTTCCCGATCAGCCAGACCAGCGCTTCGGCCGTGATCGTCGGCGCGGGCCTCGACTATGGCGCCGACGGCCAGGCCGCCTCGGGCGCCGCCAGCTATGCCATCAGCGTGGTCGGCAACGGCTCGACCCCGCTCCAGACGGCGCAGGGCAATTTCCCGATCACCCTCGTCCAGACTTCGGCCAATGTCATCACCGGCACCTACGACGGCGGCAAGGTCGCCTTCACGGTGACCATCAACGCCAGTGGCTCGCTGACTGTCAGTCAGTCGGTCCCGCTCGAGCACAATGTCGACGGTTCGACGCCGGCGGCGTTCGACGACGCCCTGAATCTGTCGGGTCTGATCAACGCCACGCTCGTCATCAAGGACTTCGACGGCGACACCGCGACGGCTTCGACCGGCATCGGCAACCTTATCGTCTTCAAGGACGACGGTCCCGACAGCAGCCTCGCAGTCGAGTCCGATGTTCCGACCCTCGTCCTCGACGAGACTCAGCCCGCTGGCAACGACACCGACGGTGCCGGCGCTCCCGGCGGCCTTGCCAGCGTCACTGTCGGCTTCGCCAGCAACTTCGCCGCGGTCAGCTATGGCGCGGACGGCGCCGGCAGCACTGCCTATTCTTTGGTGCTCACCGGCTCGAATGTCGGCTCCGGCATGTATGCGCTGCAGGGCGGCGACCGCAGTGCCAACGACGGCGACCCGGTCGGCCGCGGAGCGGAAATCCTGCTCAGCCAGAACGGGAACACCATCACCGGCTCGGTCGGTGAGGTGCCCTACTTCACCATCACCATCGACCCGGCTACCGGCGCGGTGACCTTCACCCAGCTGCAGCCGGTCTGGAACCCGGAGGCAGGCGACAGCTTCGACGAAGCCGCCATGATCAACATGGTGGAGAATAGCCTCGTCGTCCGCCAGACGGTGACCGACAGCGACGGCGACAGCGACAGCAGCGACGTGGATGTCTCCAAGGGCGTCTTCCTGATCCAGGACGATGGTCCGGTCGCCCGCAACGACGCGGACTCGATCGCCGCCGGCACCTACGGGCCCGAAAGCGGCAACGTCATCACCGGCGAAGGCACCGCAGGCGGTGCCGGCGGCAGCGGCGCCGACACCCAGGGCCGCGACGGTGCCCAGGTGCTCGCCATCGGCCACGGCGAAGCCAACGACGTTTCCTTCAACGAGGAGGGCAATCTGGTCCTCGCGGGTCAGTATGGCACGTTGTCGATGAAGGCCGACGGCAGCTATACCTATGTCCGCAATCCGGGCACCCCGGGCGGCGTCAGCGACAGCTTCACCTATGCGCTGATCGACACCGATGGCGACATCAGCGAAGCGACGCTGACCATCAACATCGGCGACCTGCTCCCGGTCACCGGCGAGAATGCGCTCGTCCGCAGCGACGACGACGTCTTCGGCGGCAACCCTGGGGGTGTCGGCGACCAGGCCGATGCGCTCAACCTGACCGGAACGCTTGCGGCCTCCGGCGGCGACGGGCCGCTGGCCTACAGCATCAATTCGTTCGCCATCTTCGGCGTTCCGAGCGGCATGACGGCCTCGTTCGTCGGCCCGAACCAGGTCAACCTCGTCCAGTTCGGCAACGTGGTCGCGACGATCACGATCAACCCGTCGACGGGTGCCTATGCGGTGACCCAGGTCGCTCCGATCTCGCACGTGCCGGGATCCGACGAAAACGATCTGGCCGTGGCGCTCAACTATACGGTGACCGACCAGGACGGTGACACTGCTTCAGGCAGCCTCAACATCCGCTTCAATGACGACACGCCGGTAGCGGTCAGCGACAGTGACGTCATCGCCGCCGGCTCCTACGGTCCGGCGCTCGGCAATGTGATCACCGGCGAAGGCACGGTCGCGGGCGCGGCGGGCGCCGACTCGCCGGGTGCCGACGGTGGCTCGGTCGTTGCGGTCACGGGTTTCGGCGGAAGCGCCGACAGCAGCTTCGACGACGAAGGCAATCTCGTCGTCAACGGCCAGTATGGCACGCTGACGATCAAGGCGGACGGGAGCTACAGCTACGCCCGCGCCCAGGGAACCCCGGGCGGTGTCACCGACAGCTTCACCTACACCCTGCGCGACGGCGACGGCGACGCAACCACGGCGCAGCTGGTCATCAACATCGGCAACAACACGCCGCGGATCGATGCGCCTAATGTGGATTCGCCGGGCACCCTCGTCAACGAAAAGGGCCTCAGCGGAACCCGCGGCGCGGGCGAGAGCGAAGGCTCGGGCGAGGAAGCGGCGCCGGGCGGCAACGGCGACACCAGCGAGAGCACCAGCGGCATCATCAGCATCGGCCAGGGTGACGGTCCGTCGACCGTGACCATCGCCGGCGTGGTCGTGCAGCCCTTCGACCCGCTCAACCCGCAGGTGATCGACACCGGCAAGGGCTTGCTGACCATCACCAGCTACAGCCCGACGGCGATCGGCTACACCTACACGTTGAAGGACAACAGCCTCGTCAACGGCGCGCTCGACAGCGACGTCATCCCGGTCACGATCACGGACCAGGACGGTTCGAGTGCCAGCGATACGCTGACCATCGCCATCGTCGACGACGTGCCGACGGCACGCAACGACGTCGACGTCATCGCTTCGGGCACGTTCGGGCCGGAAAGCGGCAACGTCATCTCGGGTGCCGGCACCTTCTCCGGCATCGCCGGCAAGGACACGCTTGGCGCCGACAATGCCGCCGTCGTCGGCATCAAGGCCGGCGTCGACGCCGCCGCCTTCGAAGGCAATCTCGGCGCAGGCATCCAGGGCCAGTATGGCAAGCTGACGCTCAACGCCGACGGCAGCTACACCTACACCCGTGACGCCAACACGCCGGGCGGCGTGACCGACAGCTTCAGCTATACGCTGAGGGACGCCGACGGAGACAGCAGCGTCGCCAGGCTCGACATCGTCATCCAGGACGCCCCGGTCACCGTCGACATTCCGCAGGCCGGCGGCGCCACCACCACCGTCTACGAAGCGGCGCTGCCGGCTCGTGGTGGCGAGCCGGAAGGCTCGGGTGAGGAAGCAGCGGCGGGCGCTAACGGCGATGCCCGGGAGGCGGTCTCCGGCGCGATCACCTTCACCGCTCCGGACGGCATCGGCTCGTTCAGCCTGAACGGCGTGCTGCTGTCGACCGGCGACGTGAACAAGGTGGTGGCCGACAATGCCACGGGCACGCTGACGGTCACCAGCATCACCTTCAACGCCGCCACCCAGCAATGGTCGGTGAACTATACCTACCTGCTGAAGGACAATACGGCTGGCGCCGTGCCGCCTGCATCGGGCAACACCAGCCAGAGCTTCGCCTTCGTGATCAACGACAGCGACGGCGATACGAGCGGAGGCAATCTCGTCATCTCGATCGTCGACGACGTGCCGACCGCCCGTCTCGACACCGACAGCGTCGTCGAAGGTGCAAGCACCGGCGGCAACGTCATCTTCGGCACCGGCACCGACAGCGGCCTTGCAGGCAAGGACACGCTCGGCGCGGACGGCGCGGTGGTCGTCGGGGTCAAGACCGGGGGCGACACCAGCTCGGCCGCCAACGCCAATGTCGGCACGCAGATCAACGGCCAGTACGGCAAGCTGACCCTCAACGCGGATGGCAGCTACACCTATGTCGCCAACCCGAACAGCGTCGCGGCCGGCCAGCAGGACGTGTTCACCTACACGATCCGCGATTCCGACGGCGATCTCAGCACGACCACGCTGACCATCACGGTCAATGACGTCACGCTGACCCCGGACACGGAAGTGAACAGCGTCAACGAGGCGGCGCTCGACCTGGTCAAGGATCCGGCCGACCTCGCTGCCGGAACCGTCATCGGCTCCAACCCCAGCTCGGGTGCGGAGACCGTCAGCGGCCAGCTCAGCGTGTCGGGCGCGACCAGCTACGTGCTGAACGGCCCGGCGGCCGGTGCCAACGGCATCCTGCAGCTGAACAGCAACGGCAGCTACACCTACACGCTGACCTCGCCCTTCTCGACCAATCCGGCGGGCAACGACGGTGCGGTGGCGAGCGGAAGCAACGTCTTCACCTACACCGCCACCGATGCCAACGGGAACAGCGTCCAGGGCACGATCACGATCAACATCGTCGACGACGTACCGACGGCGCGGGTCGACAATGACGTGATCGCGGCCGGCACCTTCGGTCCGGAAGGCGGCAACGTCATCACCGGCGCCGGAACCGTCGGCGGCTCGGGCGGCATCGGCGCCGACACCCGCGGCGCGGACGGCGCGAGCGTGGTCGGCATCAAGGCTGGCACCGACAATGGTGCCATCGCCACCGGCGTCGGCCAGGTCATCGCGGGTCAGTATGGCACGCTGACGATCGCTGCGGACGGCACCTACAGCTACATCCGCAACCCGAACACGCCGGGCGACGTCACCGACACCTTCAGCTACACGCTGCGGGACGGCGACGGCGACACCAGCGTGGCGCAGCTCAACATCTACATCCAGGACTCGCCGGTCACGATCGACATTCCGCCGGCGGGCGGCGCCACCACCACCGTGTGGGAAGAGGCCCTCGGCGCGCGCGGCGCGAACGAGAGCCAGGGTTCGGTCGAAGGAGCCGCTGCCGGCGCCAACGACGACCCGCGCGAGGCTGTCAGCGGAATCATCAGCTTCGTCAGCAAGGACGGGCTGCAGGCGATCAGCATCAACGGCGTGAATGTCGTCCTCGGCGGCACCTTCCCGCAGACGATCACCAACGCCAACGGCCAGCTGCTGGTCGTCACCGGGGTCAGCTACAATGCGGCGACCGGCAACGGCGCGGTCAGCTACACCTACACCCTGCTCGACAATTCGATCGGCAACCAGGCGGTCGCCGGCGGCGATACGCAGGCAAGCTTCCCGGTCGTGATCACCGACAAGGACGGCGACACGTCGCCGGCCGGCAACCTCGTCATCACCATCAAGGATGATGCACCGACCGCCAATAACGACGCCTATGAAATCGTCGAAGGCGACGCGGACAATTCCATCAGCTTCGATGTCGACCTGAACGACGTCGCGGGCGCTGACGGCACCGGCAGCCGGCCGTTCACCAGCCTCACCGGCACCTACGGCACGCTGACGCTCAACCCGGACGGCACTCAGACCTACACGCTGAGTGCGGCAGGCCAGCTGGCGATCAATGCCCTGGCGCCGGGTGCCACGCTGACCGACAACTTCAGCTACACGCTGAACGACGGCGACGGCGACAGCGATCCGGCGACCGTGGTCGTCACCCTGCGCGGGACCGACGATCCGCCCGTCATCACCGACCTGACGCCCAAGGTGTCCGGCGGCGACGCGGTGGTCGACGAGGACGATCTCCCGAACGGCTCCGACACGACCAAGGAATCGCTGACCACTACCGGCGACTTCAAGATCGCGGCGCCGGACGGTATCGACGACCTGACGGTTGGCGGCGTGGCGGTGATCGTCAACGGCGTGTTCCAGAACGGCGCCAGCGGCACGACGCCGCTCGGCAACACCATCACCTTCACCGGCTACAACCCGGCGACGGGCGTGGTCAGCTACAGCTACACGTTGCTCGCCAACGAGGCGCATGCCAGTGGCGCGGGCGAGAACAACCTGTTCGACGATCTGGCGGTGACCCTCACCGACAGTGACCAGGATGTCGCGACCGACACGCTCTCGGTCCGGATCATCGACGACGTGCCGACCGCTAATGACGATCTCGGCTACGAGATCTTCGAGGGCGATGCCGACAACGCCATCAGCTTCGACGTCGATCTGAACGACGTTCCGGGCGCCGACGGCACTGCCAGCCGGACCTTCACCAGCCTGACCAGCACCTATGGCACGCTGACGCTCAACCCGGACGGCACCCAGACCTACACGCTGAGCCCGGCCGGGCAGGCAGCGATCAACGGCCTGGCTCCGGGTGCCACGCTGACCGACAGCTTCAGCTACACGCTGACGGATAACGACGGCGACAGCGACCCGGCCAATGTTCTGGTCACCCTGCGCGGGACTGACGATCCGCCCGTCATCACCGACCTCACCCCCGCGGTGAACGGCGGCGACGCGGTGGTCGACGAGGACGATCTGACCTCCGGGTCGGACACCGTCAAGGAATCGCTGACCACCATCGGCGACTTCAAGATCTCGGCGCCGGACGGAGTCGACGACCTGACGGTTGGCGGCGTGGCGGTGATCGTCAACGGCGTGTTCCAGAACGGCGCCAGTGGCACCACGCCGCTCGGCAACATCATCACCTTCACCGGCTACAATGCGCAGACCGGCGTCGTGACCTACGGCTACACGCTGCTGGCGAACGAGGCCCATGCGTCGGCAGCTGGCGAGAACAACCTGTTCGACAATCTATCGGTAACCCTCACCGACACCGACCAGGACGTTGCCACGGATACGCTTTCGGTCCGGATCATCGACGACGTGCCGACCGCCGCCAACGACACTTTTGGCCAGGTTGCCGAGAACCAGCCGTTCAGCTTCAGCGTGTTCGGCAACGACGTGTTCGGCGCCGATGGCGTCAACACGGCGGACGCCAGCAAGGTGACCTTCACGCAGCCGGCTCAGGGTAGCGTGAGCTACAATCCGGCGAACGGACAGTTCACCTTCACGCCGGCCGCCGGCCAGCAAGGCAGCACCAGCTTCACCTACACCATCGAGGATGGCGACGGTGACAAGTCGACCGCCACGGTGACCATCAACCTGCAGCCGGACTCGGTCCCGATCGTGAGCAACGCCGCGGCCAAGGTCGACGACGATGGTCTGGCGGGCGGCAATCCGGGCGGCACCGGCGACATCGACGCCAATGCCGGCGACGCGGGTCCAAACACCAGCGAGGCGGTCTTCTCCGGCAATATCGCCGTCAACTGGGGCGGTGATGCCGCCGGTTCGTCGATCACCTTCGCGAACCTCAACGGCCAGCCTGGAACGGTCGGCGTCGAAGCCGTCACCTACCAGTGGGACTCGTCGAACGGCACGCTCTCTGCCGTCAGCGCCCGCGGTACGATCTTCCAGGTCGTCGTCAGCCCGAGCACCGGCAACTATACGGTCAGCCTGCTGAAGCCGATCCTGCATGCGGCGGGTGCGAACGAGACCTCGACCTTCGTCGACCTCAACTATCGTGCGCAGGACGGTGATGGCGACATCGACCTCACCGGCAAGCTGACGATCGAGTTCAACGACGACTCGCCCAACCCGTTCACCCCGGGATCGGTGACCACCACCAACGGCGACACGCCGCCGGTGCAGGGCAATCTGAACCTCAGCATCGGTGCAGACGGCTTCGGCAGCCTGGTGTTCAGCCCGACCCTCAACGGCCAGGTGGTCAAGGATGGCGCCGCCACCCTCACCATCGCCGGCCAGCCGCTGATCTACACGGTGAACGGTAGCACGCTGACGGCGGCGACTGCCGGTGGCCAGGTCGGCTTCGTGGTGCAGCTCAATACCAACGGCACCTATACCTTCGATGTCCAGAACGTGATCTCGAACGGGACGGAGACCAACTTCACCAATCTCACCGGCACCAAGGCCGGCAACCTCAGCTATGTGGGCATCGGCGCCGGCGACACCAGCGGCAACATCGACGTGCTGCTGTCTGCGAGCGGTCCGAACAACGCGATCAAGACCGTCAACACGGACTCGGACTCGATCGGCGTCGGCAACCAGTCGATCGGCGTCGGCGACAGCCTCCGCATCGACTTCGTCAAGGACATCAACCTCAATGCCGGGAAGCCCTCGGGCTTCTCCTACGCTGACCATGTCGGCACCGACCGCTTCATCCAGACGATTAAGCAGGTGCAGGGCAACCAGACCGAGACGGTCACGATCCAGGTCTATGCCCGCGACACCACCAACACCGATGCGGCCGCGCCCGACTCCAGTCCGATCAACGGCCTGGGGGACAGCAGCAAGGTCGACATCACGGCGGTTCGCGTGATCGACTATCAGTCGGGTACCTCGACCGCGTCCGTCACGCTGAATGGTGTAGGTGTCCCGACCACCGTCGGCTTCGGCGTGACCGCGACCCTGCAGAGCGACGGGTCGGTGATCTTCGCCGGTCTGCAGGAAGGCGACCGCTACGAGATTTCGACTGGCAACAACCAGTTCGACTCGGTTGTGGTCCGCGGCCTTGCTGGCGGCTTCGACCTTGGCATCTTCGGCATCGGCTCGTTCAATTCCGGAACGCCGATCCTGCAGAACCTGCCGATCATCGCGATCGATGCTGACGGCGACCAGGTCACGTCGAGCATCTCGGCGACGATCAACCCGGTCGGCACCCCGGTCCCGACGCTGGCGGCCAGCAGCTTCTCGCTGCTGTCGACCAGCTCGAGCCCGACCGGCGACCCCAGCCTGTCGGGCCTGCGTACCAGCAGCGCGAACAACAATATCGCGCTGATGGCGGGTCTGGCGGCGGGCTTCGCCGCCATGCCGGCGGCGGCCTCAACCGTGGCGGGCGCACCGCTCGCCGGCGTCGAAACCGACTTCACCTCGCATTCCGGCGGCGAGCACCGCGGCTACGCCGAACTGTTCGACGACGGCAACATCGCCAAGCTGACCGACTTGTCGGCACTCGGCGACGACAACGGCTTCGTGTTCGGCGGCGCCGACCTCGGCGGCCGTGGCGTGCAGCAGGTCGGTGGCAACGAGATCGGCCAGCTGGCAGTGGATCAGGGCGGAAGCGGTGCCGACCCGGTCTTCGCCCTCGACCAGGGCACGAACCTCGCGGTTCCGGCGGCCCAGCCGTTCATCGCCATCGGCGGCGGCGAGATCGTCCTGCCAACGGCCGAGCAGATGATGGCCCTCGCCGGTCCGGCGGCCGAGCCGATCCAGCACAATCCGGCGCTCGAGCAGGTCCTCTACGACTCGCTCTCGGGCGGTGGCGTCGATGGCATCGGCATCGACCGGCTGATCGACGCGGCGGTGAAGATGGCGGAGCCGCTTGATCAGCAGGCCGGCCGCGACATCGCCGATCTGGCGACTGGAGCGGGCGGCGGAGAAGCGAACATTCCGCAGCTGGCAACCCAGCTCGCCGACGCTGTTCCGGGCTGGGACGGAGGCCATTTCAGTGCCTTGTTCCAGGGCCCCGTTGCGGTGATGGATGCCCCGACGCTCCATCCCGACGCGGTTCAGCCGGTAGCGAACGGCTAA